From the Acomys russatus chromosome 8, mAcoRus1.1, whole genome shotgun sequence genome, the window acttgtagatttctaggaccctctggatccttttattttgctgttctcccatgcgtctctcatttagagtcccaataggatgccttcccttatTTCTTATTAAAAGAATTCACTAGTGAGAAACCTCAATCTTTGAATTTGTTTCCACTTGTGAATTTActatgaaggaaatgaatattaTTAGATcactttctaaaattataatttcaagtTTGTGTGCgggtattttttatattttgaatttatattttgtattgatttcagttttcctttctcaTGGAGATGCTAAGTGGCAAATAGCTATTTTCATGTCTTCCAGTTGTCTAATTGTTTCATAAGAGTATGagagacacacaaaacacagacTGAGCAGCATATGTGCAGAGCATCCTGGAGGTGCTCACACAGTAACCACATTCAAAGAAGAATGTGGCAAAGTATTCCTTTTCATAAGACACTGAGTTAATAATGGATACTACGTGAAAATATCATGTAGATCAAGTGCTCATGAATTCTTAGGAATTAATGATGGCTAAGTATGTTTTGCTCTTCAGAAtactgaatgagagagagaaatagctAAACTTTTCTGACATAGAAAGAGGGAACTACTTGGCAGAGTTAGATAAGCTCATATATAAATTGATACACTTACAATCTCACAATGGAGGGCACCTTTACCAAAGAAGTACTTTATACCATATACCAAAATTTGGAATGAAAAACATCAATCAGGAAAACATCAATGATACAATATGCAAATGCTCACACTAGATGTTTATTGCAGTAACATGCCAAGAAATAtcacaaaatgaagaaatgagaaaTCTTCAGCACAGTGCAATGAGTGTCCAGGTTGAGTAATCTGATTCTGGATCAGAATAGATGATGCAGAGGGCCATGTTCTCAGTAAAATCCAGAGGACCAGTATCTGCCGTAGAAAGAGGGACGGAAATAGCCATAGCCTCCATAGCCGCCATAGCCACCGTAGCTACCATAGCCACTGTAGCCACCATAGCCCCCAAGGCCATAGTTGGAACCATAGCCATTGCCCAGGCCACTGAAGCCACCAAGGCCATAGCCAAGGCCACCATAGTAGTTGCCGTAATAGTAGCTCATTGTGTCTGGGATTTAGGACTTGGTGTGATGCTGAAGGTGAGGTTCTGGAGAATGAATGTCGCCTTCTGCGCTGGGGCTTTTATAGTGATCCAGTGCAGGCATGGTGAACCACAACAAAGGAATGCTCTTCTCTTTGAAAATACATCTGTGCTGAAAAGCAATACCATTAAgccacattttacattttaaagatactTCTAAGATAAAAGAAGACATTGTTCCTTTgaacttagttttatttttatccttaaaactagaatattttaaaactgtacaGTCAGTCATATCATTCTCTGGTAATTTGTACCTCTGAGTTGGAAATCAAACTCACTCATCCCAGGATCTTGGCACTATTACCACTGCAATGTCATCTCCATTTCCCCTCCAATTGGATTCTTCTTGAAGACAAACCTTCTTTGAATGAACAAATCAAGTGGGATAACATTATAAAATAACCATACATGGATATGGTTAGTTTAAAATCACAGACAAGTACATTTTCAGGAAGAGCATGAGCTCAGCATGAGGCTTTACCAGTATGTTACATATTGATGGGTTGAGccttattaaaatttttgttcaaaactttatagaatatattctgatcatattaTTTCTCCTCAACTCCTTCCAGCAGACCTTCCCTCCATATCTAGCCAATTTCCCCCACttcttaaaaaaccaaagaaaacacacacacatacacacacacacacacacacaatcaaaacatacaaaataaagaaaaaacaaaaagcaaaatcgACAACAAAAAGATAGTATACTTATCATAGATCCAACTGCAATCGGGCATACATTCAAAAGATTCTACATGGTACCTCAGAGATACCCACTCATTCCTTTCCACTGCTACTCTGTTCATGACAGTtggaaattggaaacagcctgtATGTCTATCACACTTTTATGATAAACATAGACACATCTTATCTACAAATACGGCAACAGACGCAAGCTCAGTTTTTAAGGGCTTTTATACAATGGTTTCTGTGACACAACCATTCCACTCAAATGCTTTTGACTCAAATGCTTCTACTCTTGCTTTTGACTCTCATTTTCTCTTCAAAATGCCCCATCACTGCTCTCTGTGAGGACTCCTGTGCCCATTCTAGTACATAAATACCAGCCACAAACTGTTACACTTCTAAACCCACTCCACTCCTCCAGAATTAGAGTTGTGTTGTTTACCTTTTAAACCAGCTAGACGGTCTGACAGGTAGACACTCTGAAGAAATGGAACCACAATTATATTCTTATTGTGACACATTCTAGATGCAACATATTCATTGAATATTAGACTTTTTTgcaaaaaaatttagaaatgtcttataaaagaaaaattatacaaaatgatttttttctttttttttttttagaaagtatctttatctttatttttcattcttttttaaatttttttattaatttattcttgttacatctcaatggttatcccatcccttgtatcttcccattcttcccttcctcccattttcctgttattcccctcccctatgactgttcctgagggggatttcctccccgtgtatatgctcatagggtatcaagtctcttcttggtaacctgagtTTTAAAATAGATCACCATTATTAAGACTAACATTAATTACAATAATCATATCAATGTAAAAGAGCTGTTATAGACTTTTGGCAGAAAAGTGATGGTTGGGAGGGGAGTGCGTGGAAGTCTTGAATAACGTCTTGTCAAAGAATGGTGTGAAAATATGCAGACCTCTGCATGCTTCCCTTACAATCAAGAATCTTTCCTTACTAATCATTTAACCAATGCATGGCCCACCTTGGCCATAAGCCATTGTAACAACCAACCACACATCCAAGTATCATGGTCAGCTCATTCAGAATGTGGCTGGCCTGTTTGTCTGATAATGAATTAGAATTTTGTTACAAGTTCAtaccctgtcttttgttttactttgtaaaattatttaCTGCCGCCTGGATGCAGTTCATGCTCCACCCTcagcatttacttttttttttttttttaaccaaacacTGCCCTAGTTACAAATGTTTTCTATACACTTGTAGAAAGTTAGCATTTCTTCAGTATCATTTTGTTGTCTTGTAgtgattttctttgaaatatattttctcttcacATAATACTGTTTCCAACTGTCCAtaatgcatattaaaatattattattttaaaatatatttatcttctaaattttctatttgatcatattcacccatCATTACCTCCCTCCAGCTTCCCATAGTGCCCCCAGACTAATGCTCTTGCAACTTCATGGCCTCCATTTTTTCTTGTGGTTTATAATCCTAAGGCTCCAATTAGTGCTTTACTGTGTGCATTCATTGCTTATGGACTGAGGAATAAACACCGTGCTGGCAGCCATGTTCCAGAAGGAGAGTGACTCATCCCCCTGTGAATTTCATTGTCTCTTCTACCAATAGTGGGGACTCAGAGTCCCCCCCTACTCATAAAATAGATGTAGTGGACTGAGTTTAGGTAGGTCATCATATGTAGGTAGCCATAGTTGCTATCAATCGATGAGTGCGACAGTCATGGAATGTCCAGAAAGGAGCATTCCACTGGTCTCCTCCTATCTCTCAGACTTTAAAGCCTCTCAGCAAAGCCTTCCTTGGTGTCTCTGAGCCTTGGATGGAAAGAGGGTAATGCATATGATTCACCTGAGCACTCACACTTACTTACACTTGGCACTTTGACTATTATGAGTCTCTGTATAAAACATTTCCCACTCAGAAAATAAGGTTTTCTGATAAAAGAAGATGAGATCAACACAGATCTAGGGGaataaacataaatgtttaaaaggcaGTTTGACAGAATGAATATTTAGCATACATTTTATCATTTAACTTATTCTATATACTGCTCAGTTTGCAGATTCAAAATCAACCCAGAGACTTGTCTTTTTTCCCCATAGTGtaacattttctgtttgtttttacatatcaATACAATTCTACCTTCTCTCTTGCTTTGCCAGTTCTCTAATTTGTTCAATATCTTAAATGTTAGCAAGGTGCACATAGAGACTGGTTCTACATAATTTCTCCTTCCCAGTGTGTTCGATAGTGATTGTAAGCCTAAAGTAACTAAAATCCTGCCTATAAAATTTCTGTGACTGTGAAAAACAAGGCAGCATTACCTACAGGATCATTATATTCTGGctagtcatttaaaataattctgaattCAAGGCTCAATATGTTTCATAACTAAATAAACAAGTGCAGGtttaaaacattataatttaCTTCCTGTACATAGTGTTTTTCTATTCAAAGTATCTTTCTGATTCAGATTATCACTATATAAATAGTTTCTATGTTATTGTTACCAGAGTTCTAGCTTAGCCTTGAGTTAATGATATTCGCTTTAAGAGTGATTCATCATTTCACAAAGATATAAATTAAGGTAGTCGCAATCATCCGCACATTAGTATCAAGGTAGTAAATATCATTGGAGATTAGTGGAGACTCCTATGACTAATGctgcaaaaaataaattatatttgatgTTATTTTCTTGAATAAAAGCTAACAGATACATTACAAGATTCTAAATTCTAGAGCTTATTAATCAACAGTCTTGGGTTTGATGCAGatatctagaaaaatattttcaattcatCCTATTGATGATTTAAATGGGCTAAGAGACCATTAATAATATTCACCTTGagttagaaaaaaatgacattaaaaaaatggTTACAGTCAACTGTTTCCATTAATAAAAGTAGAATAAGACTTGAAATTCTGACCATCACCTGCTCAGTCCTAAAAGTGTGAAGACAATCTGAGCATGAGCAATCATCTTACTAGACTTCTATCCCTCCATAAATGAAGAACCTACGGCTTCCAAATTGGAACTAACAAGAAGGAACTCATTCTTGATATGAGAAACTCAGCCAACTGCCAAGGGCCAGCAAAGTAGCAGCTCttgaaggagaacctacaactaCCATTAACAATATCAGGATAATCACTAACTGTATTCTAGACAGGGCTTGGAGGTTGAGGGGAAGAGGGGAATAGTGTAATCATGTTGTTATCTAAGTCTAAAGAACCCCTAGCTGCCCCTTACCATGGCAATAGTGTCTTTGCAGGGCTGCTTAGGGTCTGAGTTGGCATGGCTCTCTGGAATATTTCTGAAGTTGCTTCTTGATTTCCCCACCATTAGATGCCTGTGTCTTCATGGATATAAAAAATGAAGACCTATGATTACTTGACCTTTTTAATCTCATGTCCTAAAACAATTAGTTCTGCACTatttatttcaaacaaaatagaataaaactgctgtggggcaaaaacaaaaacaaaagcaagaatctGAGGGCAAGTGTCTATAGCCAAACTCTGTAtgagtttctctttgtttcatAAAAAGACACTTGATGAGtgacacacttaaaaaaatgtacaaCAAGAGATGGATGGGTCTTGATTgcaaaattcataaaataaactattttaaagggAGTctatggtaaaaatatttttatgagatcATACTATAAAATCAGGTTGGATGTATCCTTAAACCTGTTATCCATTGTATATAAATTACACAGCATATCTGTACTCATTAGGATTAGATGCAGTCATTAGAATTAAGagtatttacatttcatttttgtaTAAAATATCAAGTCAGAGATACTGGATAAAGAAGACAagatgagaaaaaatttaaagaagaatgtGTTTCAGTGAAACATGCCAATCAGATGTGTCTAATTTATGACCAAGAAGTGTATTTTGCACACAGTACAAATTAATTATGACTTAAAATGTTCACAAAATGTGTATTGGAGTAGCATGCTAAGAAACACCACAGAATGGATAGCAAAATCATTATGCACACAGCCGACTAGATTGAGCATATACAGCTGGAGTGGTGAATCCTAAATCAGAAAACTGATCACCTCTGAACACAGTCACACTTTCAGAAAAATCCAGAGAGCAGGGGTCCTCCATTGAATGAGGGGCAAGAGTGTCTGTAGCCATAGTCATCATAGCCTTTGAGGCCATAACTTAAACCACAGCTATAGCTTGGGCCACTGAAGCCACCACAGCCATAGCCAAGGCCACCATAGTAGTTCCTGTAGTATTGGTTCCTTGCAGTGGGGTAGAGGGTGTGTTTAATGCTGAGGTGAGTTTTCTGGGATGCAAGTTATTGTGCCTGAGCCTTTTTTACACTTAGCCTCTGCAGGTGTGGCAAATCGTGTGTCCCTTTGTTCTCTTTGAAAGTGTGTCTTTAGAGAAAAACAAtgctatatactatatatttatgtatgatgGCTCCAAAATGCAGGAAGACATCAATCCTTTGAGGTTAGTTTAATTTTCTTGCCCAAGAAGCTGGCTTCTTATTGAAAATACAAGCTATTAGTAGTTATAAATGTATCATGAATTTATGGCTTCTAAACTTTTTGCTTCTATACATTTTTTAATCTTACATTTTAGTACTCAGGCTCTCTTATTTGACAGTCTTTGTCTTTAGTTCATGGTTGGCCAATCGtgtcttcatttttgtctttaaaagtttTCCTCATGATGATACATTCTTCTGTCTAAAGGTTAACCACTAACACATTTTAATCCACTTTACATGACTGAAATTAACTTAAGACCATTTTatggtcagagagagagagatcccctAGGCCCTTCTAACCAACACACAGCCCTACTATTCTCTTGGCTTTTCAACCAAAACTAGTTGATAAGACTCTGTTGCTAAACACATCACTTGTTTGATGTTGTTATtaatgtttgttttagtttggtttttttgt encodes:
- the LOC127192862 gene encoding keratin-associated protein 19-9b-like, with the protein product MSYYYGNYYGGLGYGLGGFSGLGNGYGSNYGLGGYGGYSGYGSYGGYGGYGGYGYFRPSFYGRYWSSGFY